A stretch of Acidovorax sp. RAC01 DNA encodes these proteins:
- a CDS encoding HU family DNA-binding protein, producing MNKTELIEHIATNADISKAAAARALESTIEAVKKTLKKGGTVSLVGFGTFAVGKRAARTGRNPRTGATIKIKAAKVPKFRPGKALKDALN from the coding sequence GTGAACAAAACCGAACTGATCGAGCACATCGCTACCAACGCCGACATCTCCAAGGCTGCCGCCGCGCGTGCCCTGGAATCCACGATCGAGGCTGTCAAGAAGACCCTGAAGAAGGGCGGTACCGTCTCGCTCGTCGGTTTCGGCACCTTTGCCGTCGGCAAGCGCGCAGCGCGCACCGGCCGCAATCCCCGTACGGGCGCCACGATTAAAATCAAAGCTGCTAAAGTTCCGAAGTTCCGTCCTGGCAAGGCTCTCAAAGACGCCTTGAACTGA
- the pgsA gene encoding CDP-diacylglycerol--glycerol-3-phosphate 3-phosphatidyltransferase, protein MFWTIPTLMTWTRIVAIPLIVGVFYAPIDPAMRNLIATAMFVVFAATDWLDGYLARKLNQTSSFGAFLDPVADKFLVCASLLVLVHLQRADVFVALIIIGREIAISALREWMAQIGASKSVAVHMIGKVKTTVQMVAIPFLLYDGHLLGMIDTGVWGTWLIWASAVLTVWSMVYYLQKALPEIRARVK, encoded by the coding sequence ATGTTCTGGACTATCCCCACCCTGATGACCTGGACGCGCATCGTCGCGATACCCTTGATCGTGGGGGTGTTCTACGCACCCATCGACCCCGCGATGCGCAACCTGATTGCCACCGCCATGTTCGTGGTGTTTGCTGCCACCGACTGGCTCGATGGCTATCTGGCGCGCAAGCTCAACCAGACCTCGTCGTTCGGTGCGTTCCTTGACCCTGTGGCCGACAAGTTTCTGGTGTGCGCGTCGCTCCTGGTGCTGGTGCACCTGCAACGTGCGGACGTGTTCGTGGCCCTCATCATCATCGGCCGCGAGATCGCCATATCGGCCCTGCGTGAGTGGATGGCGCAGATCGGCGCGAGCAAGAGTGTGGCCGTGCACATGATCGGCAAGGTCAAGACCACCGTGCAGATGGTGGCCATCCCCTTCCTGCTGTACGACGGCCACCTGCTGGGCATGATCGACACGGGCGTGTGGGGCACCTGGCTGATCTGGGCATCGGCCGTACTCACCGTCTGGTCGATGGTGTACTACCTGCAGAAGGCGCTGCCGGAGATCCGCGCACGCGTGAAATAG
- a CDS encoding M14 family metallopeptidase encodes MTLQSPRLSQLTDPAAAPAARFRLLNMRPAAAALAAVLLLSACASTPLPPWPSTPGTATVQRPSMPAPAPVARVQRGTVVPAPLGQERQGAVASPLPPPTALVAQDEGPIAAAPYNAAVAARFPDPATLYDTPGLGRDRRAFTTNAELGQWLRSLAEAAPSGSTRTQLVNAGTSQRGEPILALVATRAAATDGATLSRSGRPTVLLIGQQHGDEPAGGEALLVIARELAQGLLEPLLDRVNVVVVPRANPDGATAGTRVTANGVDMNRDHLLLGTPEARALAKLVNDYQPILVVDAHEYTAVGRYVQKFNAIQRYDALLQYATTANYPEFLTKASMEWYHQPMVAALKAQGLTSDWYYTTSTNPQDKLISMGGTQPDTGRNVNGLKNTVSLLIETRGVGLGRMHIQRRVHTQVTAITSALRSTAERAANLEQVRSFVVRDVSAMACRDQVVVEAEATRTQRDLDFLDPETGADRSVKVDWNSSLTLRPVKVRPRPCGYWLSASSAGAVERLKLLGVQVLRIAEQGSLLADIYRETSRETADRQDVIGKIAGGSGIVRVQVTPMRSAIDAPPGSYYVPLNQPRAHLAVAALEPDTQNSYFANRLITDLEHTARIMSTPSLVFEETD; translated from the coding sequence ATGACTCTGCAATCACCCCGCTTGTCGCAGCTGACCGACCCGGCAGCTGCTCCCGCCGCGCGTTTTCGGCTCCTGAACATGCGCCCCGCAGCGGCAGCACTGGCAGCCGTGCTGCTGCTCAGCGCTTGCGCCAGTACCCCGTTGCCGCCCTGGCCCTCCACACCGGGCACGGCCACGGTCCAGCGGCCATCCATGCCGGCACCTGCACCAGTGGCGCGTGTCCAGCGCGGCACTGTGGTCCCTGCACCGCTGGGCCAGGAGCGTCAGGGCGCAGTGGCCAGCCCGCTGCCGCCCCCAACGGCCTTGGTGGCGCAGGACGAAGGCCCGATTGCAGCCGCTCCCTACAACGCCGCGGTGGCCGCGCGCTTCCCCGACCCGGCGACCCTGTACGACACGCCGGGCCTGGGGCGCGACCGCCGCGCTTTCACCACGAATGCCGAACTGGGCCAGTGGCTGCGCTCGCTGGCTGAAGCCGCACCCTCCGGGAGCACTCGCACCCAGCTGGTCAACGCAGGCACCTCTCAGCGGGGTGAACCCATCCTGGCACTGGTGGCCACCCGTGCAGCCGCGACCGACGGGGCAACGCTTTCCAGAAGCGGGCGCCCCACGGTCCTGCTGATCGGCCAGCAGCACGGCGACGAGCCAGCCGGGGGCGAAGCCTTGCTGGTGATCGCGCGCGAGCTGGCGCAAGGCCTGCTGGAGCCCCTGCTGGACCGCGTCAATGTGGTGGTGGTGCCGCGCGCCAACCCCGATGGCGCCACGGCAGGTACCCGCGTGACAGCCAACGGGGTCGACATGAACCGCGACCATCTCCTGCTGGGCACCCCCGAGGCACGCGCCCTGGCCAAGCTGGTCAATGACTACCAGCCCATTCTGGTGGTGGACGCCCACGAGTACACGGCCGTGGGCCGCTATGTTCAAAAGTTCAACGCCATCCAGCGCTATGACGCGCTGCTGCAGTACGCCACCACGGCGAACTACCCCGAGTTCCTGACCAAGGCTTCGATGGAGTGGTACCACCAGCCCATGGTGGCGGCACTCAAGGCGCAGGGGCTGACCAGCGACTGGTACTACACCACATCCACCAATCCGCAGGACAAGCTCATCTCGATGGGCGGCACGCAACCGGACACGGGGCGCAACGTCAACGGGCTCAAGAACACGGTCAGCCTGCTGATCGAGACCCGCGGTGTGGGCCTGGGCCGCATGCACATCCAGCGGCGCGTGCACACCCAGGTGACAGCCATCACCAGCGCGCTGCGCAGCACGGCAGAGCGCGCAGCCAATCTGGAGCAGGTGCGCTCGTTCGTGGTGCGCGACGTGAGCGCCATGGCCTGCCGCGACCAGGTGGTGGTGGAGGCCGAAGCCACACGCACCCAGCGCGACCTGGATTTTCTGGACCCCGAGACGGGCGCAGACCGCAGCGTGAAGGTGGACTGGAATTCATCGCTGACCTTGCGCCCGGTGAAGGTTCGCCCACGGCCCTGCGGCTACTGGCTGTCGGCCTCTTCGGCAGGCGCGGTGGAGCGCCTGAAACTGCTGGGCGTGCAGGTGCTGCGCATTGCCGAGCAGGGTTCGCTGCTGGCCGACATCTACCGCGAAACATCGCGCGAGACGGCAGACCGCCAGGATGTGATCGGCAAGATTGCCGGTGGCTCGGGCATTGTGCGGGTGCAGGTCACGCCCATGCGCAGCGCCATCGATGCCCCACCTGGCAGCTACTACGTGCCGCTGAACCAGCCGCGGGCCCATCTGGCCGTGGCTGCGCTGGAACCCGACACGCAAAACAGCTACTTCGCCAACCGGCTCATCACCGATCTGGAGCACACGGCGCGCATCATGTCCACGCCTTCGCTGGTATTTGAGGAAACCGATTGA
- a CDS encoding tartrate dehydrogenase — translation MAKHRIAVVAGDGIGKEVMPEGLRAMDAVARRFGIDLQFDHFDFSSWDYFEKHGKMLPEDWKDQIGGHEAIYFGAVGWPEKIADHVSLWGSLLLFRREFDQYVNLRPARLMPGVIAPVVRRDGSPRLPGEIDMMIVRENTEGEYSSIGGRMFEGTSREIVMQETVMSRHGVDRVLKFAFELAQSRPKKHLTSATKSNGIAITMPYWDERVAEMAKSYPDVRVDKFHIDILTAHFVQRPDFFDVVVASNLFGDILSDLGPACTGTIGIAPSANLNPSRTMPSLFEPVHGSAPDIAGKGIANPIGQIWCGAMMLDFLGYREAHDAVLAAIEKVLDPKNGGPRTADLGGSAGTQDVGRAIASAI, via the coding sequence ATGGCCAAGCACCGCATCGCCGTAGTCGCCGGCGACGGCATCGGCAAGGAAGTCATGCCCGAGGGCCTGCGCGCCATGGACGCCGTAGCGCGCCGTTTCGGCATCGACCTTCAGTTTGACCATTTCGATTTTTCCAGCTGGGACTACTTCGAAAAGCACGGCAAGATGCTGCCCGAAGACTGGAAAGACCAGATCGGCGGGCACGAGGCCATCTACTTCGGCGCGGTGGGCTGGCCCGAGAAAATTGCCGACCACGTCTCGCTGTGGGGCTCGCTGCTGCTGTTTCGCCGCGAGTTCGACCAGTACGTCAACCTGCGCCCGGCGCGCCTGATGCCCGGCGTGATCGCACCCGTGGTGCGCCGCGATGGCAGCCCGCGCCTGCCCGGCGAGATTGACATGATGATCGTGCGCGAGAACACCGAGGGCGAGTACTCCAGCATCGGCGGGCGCATGTTTGAAGGCACCTCGCGAGAGATCGTGATGCAGGAGACGGTGATGTCCCGCCACGGTGTGGACCGCGTGCTGAAATTTGCGTTCGAGCTGGCGCAGTCGCGCCCCAAAAAACACCTGACGAGCGCCACCAAATCCAACGGCATCGCCATCACCATGCCTTACTGGGACGAGCGTGTGGCCGAGATGGCAAAGTCCTACCCGGATGTGCGCGTGGACAAGTTCCATATCGACATCCTCACGGCGCACTTCGTGCAGCGCCCCGACTTCTTTGACGTGGTGGTGGCCAGCAACCTGTTTGGCGACATCCTCTCGGACCTGGGCCCGGCCTGCACCGGCACCATCGGCATTGCGCCCAGTGCCAATCTGAACCCCTCGCGCACCATGCCGTCGCTGTTCGAGCCGGTGCACGGCTCGGCCCCCGACATTGCAGGCAAGGGCATCGCCAACCCGATCGGCCAGATCTGGTGCGGCGCGATGATGCTCGACTTTCTCGGCTACCGTGAGGCCCACGATGCGGTGCTTGCCGCCATCGAGAAAGTGCTGGATCCGAAAAACGGCGGGCCGCGCACGGCGGACCTCGGTGGCAGTGCTGGCACGCAAGACGTGGGGCGCGCAATCGCCAGCGCCATTTGA
- a CDS encoding SurA N-terminal domain-containing protein: MFEAIRKHSRIVMILLFLLIIPSFVLVGIDSNYFSEKSPVVARVDGTDIKQAEWDNAHRIESDRMRAQSPGMDPSLLDSPQARYATLERMVRDRVLAAAAKDMHLVTSDARLARSLQEIPAIAGLRRADGTLDAEAYRTLVASQGLTPEGFEANVRRDISVSQVMGGVIGTTFGTDAQVKLALDPLYERRDLQVVRFKAPDFAGKVTPTDADLEAYYKANPALFQQLEQASIEYVMLDLDAVRAGLTLNEDDLRSYYKENLDRMAGKEERRASHILVNASRDASAADREKAKARATELLEQVRKTPSSFADVAKKSTDDTGSAATGGDLGFFARGAMVKPFETAAFGMKKGEISDVIETDFGYHIIQLTDIKTPRQPTFEELRPTLEAELKQQQAQRKFAEVAEVFSNSVYEQADSLKPVADKLKLKLQTANGVTRTPAPGAQGPLANAKFIGALFAADSLDNKRNTEAVEVGPSQLVAGRVVSYTPAKTLPLEEVRARVRTLFVAEKAAEMARKEGEAKLAAWKAAPASATGLGATLEVSREQPQNLPRPLIDAALRSPTDVLPAWVGVDLGSEGYAVVKVNRVIPRQAPDAQRALQERQQYVQWLTAAEGFAYYELLKQRFKVQIKAPRPDAVAQATTEK, encoded by the coding sequence ATGTTTGAAGCCATCCGCAAGCACTCCAGGATCGTGATGATCTTATTGTTCTTGCTGATCATTCCTTCGTTTGTGCTGGTGGGCATCGATTCCAACTACTTCTCGGAAAAGAGCCCGGTGGTGGCCCGCGTTGACGGAACCGACATCAAGCAGGCCGAGTGGGACAACGCCCATCGCATCGAAAGCGACCGCATGCGTGCCCAGTCGCCCGGTATGGACCCGAGCCTTCTGGATTCGCCCCAGGCCCGGTACGCCACCCTGGAGCGCATGGTCCGCGACCGGGTCCTTGCCGCTGCGGCAAAAGACATGCACCTGGTCACCAGCGATGCACGCCTGGCCCGCAGCCTGCAGGAGATTCCTGCGATCGCGGGCCTGCGCCGTGCCGATGGCACGCTCGATGCCGAGGCGTACCGCACCCTGGTCGCAAGCCAGGGCCTGACCCCCGAAGGTTTTGAGGCCAATGTTCGCCGGGACATCTCGGTCAGCCAGGTCATGGGCGGCGTGATCGGTACGACCTTTGGCACCGACGCCCAGGTCAAGCTGGCGCTGGACCCCCTCTACGAGCGCCGCGACCTGCAGGTGGTGCGCTTCAAGGCCCCGGATTTTGCGGGCAAGGTCACGCCAACGGATGCAGACCTGGAGGCCTACTACAAGGCCAATCCAGCCCTGTTCCAGCAACTGGAGCAGGCGTCTATCGAGTACGTCATGCTGGACCTGGACGCCGTGCGGGCAGGCCTGACCCTGAACGAAGACGACCTGCGCAGTTACTACAAGGAAAACCTGGACCGCATGGCCGGCAAGGAAGAGCGCCGTGCCAGCCACATCCTCGTGAATGCATCCAGGGATGCCTCGGCGGCCGACCGCGAAAAGGCCAAGGCCCGCGCGACCGAACTGCTGGAGCAAGTGCGCAAGACGCCTTCGAGCTTTGCCGACGTGGCCAAAAAGTCCACGGATGACACGGGCTCTGCCGCCACCGGCGGGGACCTGGGTTTCTTTGCCCGCGGCGCCATGGTCAAGCCTTTCGAGACTGCAGCTTTCGGCATGAAGAAGGGCGAGATCAGCGACGTCATCGAAACCGATTTCGGCTACCACATCATCCAGCTCACAGACATCAAGACACCGCGTCAACCGACGTTTGAGGAGCTGCGGCCGACGCTGGAGGCCGAGCTCAAGCAACAGCAGGCCCAGCGCAAGTTTGCGGAGGTGGCAGAGGTCTTCTCCAACAGCGTGTACGAGCAGGCCGACAGCCTCAAGCCTGTCGCCGACAAGCTCAAGCTCAAGCTGCAGACCGCAAACGGTGTCACGCGGACCCCGGCACCTGGAGCGCAGGGCCCCCTGGCCAACGCCAAATTCATCGGGGCCCTGTTTGCGGCCGACTCGCTGGACAACAAGCGCAACACCGAGGCTGTCGAAGTGGGCCCGAGCCAGCTGGTGGCAGGTCGTGTGGTGAGCTACACACCCGCCAAGACCCTGCCGCTCGAAGAAGTGCGTGCCCGCGTGCGCACCCTCTTCGTTGCCGAGAAGGCCGCCGAAATGGCGCGCAAGGAAGGCGAAGCGAAGCTGGCTGCGTGGAAGGCAGCCCCGGCCAGTGCCACAGGTTTGGGCGCGACGCTGGAAGTCTCGCGTGAACAGCCCCAGAATCTGCCGCGCCCGTTGATTGATGCCGCCTTGCGCAGCCCCACGGACGTGCTGCCCGCCTGGGTCGGCGTGGATCTGGGAAGCGAAGGCTACGCAGTGGTCAAGGTCAACCGCGTGATCCCCCGCCAGGCGCCCGACGCCCAGCGTGCCCTGCAGGAGCGCCAGCAGTACGTGCAGTGGCTCACCGCGGCCGAGGGCTTCGCCTACTACGAGCTGCTCAAGCAGCGCTTCAAGGTCCAGATCAAGGCGCCTCGCCCGGACGCGGTGGCACAGGCCACGACAGAAAAGTGA
- a CDS encoding nucleoside-diphosphate sugar epimerase: MPKLPPIDDVYITLGTTMAAAGSQSAFRAVDHDAVMATARAARAAGATRCGVVTAMGANTGSPFFYNRVKGEVERDLETLGFATLVIAQPSLLLGERAALQQAPRAAESLSMKLFQWADPVIPAAYRARPAVDVARALVRAVQTRGASIFRLQGRDLDPF; the protein is encoded by the coding sequence ATGCCGAAGTTGCCGCCGATCGATGATGTGTACATCACGCTCGGCACCACCATGGCCGCTGCAGGCAGCCAGAGCGCCTTCCGCGCGGTGGACCATGACGCCGTGATGGCAACCGCGCGGGCAGCGCGTGCCGCAGGGGCCACACGCTGCGGCGTGGTCACGGCCATGGGAGCCAACACAGGCTCCCCCTTTTTCTACAACCGGGTCAAAGGCGAGGTCGAGCGCGATCTGGAGACGCTGGGGTTCGCCACTCTGGTAATTGCACAGCCTTCGTTGCTGCTGGGCGAGCGGGCGGCACTGCAGCAGGCGCCACGCGCGGCCGAGTCGCTTTCCATGAAGCTCTTTCAATGGGCAGACCCGGTCATCCCGGCAGCCTACCGTGCGCGACCTGCCGTCGATGTAGCGCGCGCCCTGGTGCGCGCTGTGCAGACGCGGGGCGCCAGTATCTTCCGCCTTCAGGGCCGCGACCTCGACCCATTCTGA
- the uvrC gene encoding excinuclease ABC subunit UvrC, whose translation MSDVHSEELLAQVAALPPLPGVYRYFDAQGGLLYVGKARHLKRRVSSYFTKNHGGTRIGHMVSKIVRLETTVVRSEAEALLLENNLIKTLNPKFNILFRDDKSYPYLKITGTAGAAGDAPGQVFPRMAYYRGAVDKKHRYFGPYPSAWAVKETIQLLQKVFRLRTCEDTVFANRTRPCLLFQIKRCTGPCVDLISPEAYAADVQHAEALLRGETQEVLRAMEVRMMAHSDRLEFEQAADVRNQIQALSRVLHQQSIEITDDKDVDVLAVRVQGGRACVNLAMVRGGRHLGDRPYFPVHVEDAAAIFEEEEEQGAMVSVVADGATDDVAEAVDGGADRSTAPPVKPRPKKPVEAQVLEAFIAQHYIGVPVPPVLVTSEPVDKALLEALGEQCGVRVNAVHQPREQRRAWLDMAQKNADLQLARLLAEEGSQQARTRALAEVLDLPPDELDQLTIECFDISHTSGESTQASCVVFHHHKMQSSEYRRYKIEGITGGDDYAAMRQVLTRRYSKVAEAAREAGGIDFAANPAPGGGEAVKPKGVARLPDLVLIDGGKGQVSVAREVFTALGLDLTRIVGVEKGEGRKVGLEELVFADGREKVYLGKDSAALMLVAQIRDEAHRFAITGMRAARAKVRVGGGQLEEIAGVGPKKRARLLQRFGGVRGVASASIEDLATVDGISRELAEEIYRALR comes from the coding sequence ATGTCTGATGTGCATTCTGAAGAACTCCTGGCGCAGGTGGCGGCACTGCCACCGCTGCCGGGGGTGTACCGCTATTTCGACGCCCAGGGCGGCCTGCTCTACGTGGGCAAGGCACGGCACCTCAAGCGGCGCGTGTCGAGCTATTTCACCAAGAACCATGGCGGCACCCGCATCGGCCACATGGTCAGCAAGATCGTGCGACTGGAGACCACGGTGGTGCGCTCCGAGGCCGAGGCGCTGCTGCTCGAAAACAACCTGATCAAGACGCTGAACCCCAAGTTCAACATCCTGTTCAGGGACGACAAGAGCTATCCGTACCTCAAGATCACCGGCACCGCGGGCGCTGCGGGCGATGCGCCGGGCCAGGTGTTTCCGCGCATGGCGTACTACCGCGGCGCGGTGGACAAGAAGCACCGCTACTTCGGCCCGTACCCCAGCGCCTGGGCGGTCAAGGAAACCATCCAGTTGCTGCAGAAGGTGTTTCGCCTGCGCACCTGCGAAGACACCGTGTTTGCCAACCGCACGCGGCCCTGCCTCCTGTTTCAGATCAAGCGCTGCACCGGCCCGTGCGTGGATCTGATCTCGCCCGAGGCCTACGCGGCCGACGTGCAGCACGCCGAGGCCCTGCTGCGCGGCGAAACACAGGAGGTGCTGCGCGCCATGGAGGTGCGCATGATGGCGCACTCCGACCGCCTGGAGTTCGAGCAGGCCGCCGATGTGCGCAACCAGATCCAGGCGCTGTCGCGCGTGCTGCACCAGCAGTCCATCGAGATTACCGATGACAAGGATGTGGACGTGCTGGCCGTGCGCGTGCAGGGCGGTCGCGCCTGCGTCAACCTGGCCATGGTGCGCGGTGGGCGGCACCTGGGCGACCGGCCCTATTTTCCCGTGCATGTGGAAGATGCCGCCGCCATCTTCGAAGAAGAGGAAGAGCAGGGCGCGATGGTGTCTGTAGTGGCCGATGGAGCCACAGACGATGTTGCGGAAGCCGTCGATGGCGGTGCCGATCGCAGCACTGCCCCGCCGGTCAAGCCGCGGCCCAAAAAGCCGGTGGAGGCGCAGGTGCTCGAGGCCTTCATCGCCCAGCACTACATCGGCGTGCCGGTGCCGCCGGTGCTGGTCACCAGCGAGCCGGTGGACAAGGCCCTGCTGGAGGCGCTGGGCGAGCAGTGCGGTGTGCGGGTGAATGCCGTGCATCAGCCGCGTGAGCAGCGCCGCGCCTGGCTGGACATGGCGCAAAAGAATGCCGACCTGCAGCTGGCCCGGCTGCTGGCCGAAGAGGGCTCGCAGCAGGCCCGCACGCGGGCGCTGGCCGAGGTGCTGGACCTGCCGCCGGACGAGCTGGACCAGCTCACCATCGAATGCTTCGATATCTCGCACACGTCGGGCGAATCCACGCAGGCATCGTGCGTGGTGTTCCACCACCACAAAATGCAGAGCAGCGAATACCGCCGCTACAAGATCGAGGGCATCACGGGCGGCGACGACTACGCCGCCATGCGCCAGGTGCTGACGCGCCGCTACAGCAAGGTCGCCGAAGCGGCGCGCGAGGCCGGTGGCATCGACTTTGCTGCCAACCCCGCGCCGGGCGGTGGCGAGGCCGTCAAGCCCAAGGGCGTGGCGCGCCTGCCCGACCTGGTGCTGATCGACGGCGGCAAGGGCCAGGTCAGCGTGGCGCGCGAGGTATTCACCGCGCTGGGCCTGGACCTCACGCGCATCGTGGGCGTGGAAAAGGGCGAGGGCCGCAAGGTCGGTCTTGAAGAGCTGGTGTTTGCCGATGGCCGCGAGAAGGTGTACCTGGGCAAGGACTCGGCCGCGCTCATGCTGGTGGCGCAGATCCGCGACGAGGCCCACCGCTTTGCCATCACCGGCATGCGCGCTGCGCGTGCAAAGGTGCGCGTGGGCGGCGGGCAGCTGGAAGAGATCGCGGGTGTGGGCCCCAAAAAGCGTGCACGCCTGCTGCAACGCTTCGGCGGGGTGCGCGGCGTGGCCTCGGCCAGCATCGAAGACCTGGCCACGGTGGACGGCATCTCGCGCGAGCTGGCCGAAGAAATCTACCGGGCCTTGCGCTGA
- a CDS encoding cation:proton antiporter domain-containing protein has translation MPHTVSLIETIAAALGLALVFGFVAVRVRLPALVGYLLAGVLIGPFTPGFVADAAIASQLAEIGVMLLMFGVGLHFSWDDLLAVRKIAVPGAIVQMIVATAMGMGVALWWGWEPGGALVFGLALSVASTVVLLRALEALGVLDSHTGRIAVGWLVVEDLAMVLVLVLLPPLAAWLGPGVGASSTAAAGAAGNALGSAAGATAPLWQALGWTLLQVGGFVALMMVVGRRLFPWMLWQVARTGSRELFTLCVVTAAVGIAFGSAALFGVSFALGAFFAGMVMRESEFSHRAAQESLPLRDAFAVLFFVSVGMLFDPAVLWERPLQVLAVVAIIIVGKTLAAAALVLAFRYPLHTALTVSASLAQIGEFSFILMGLGASLGLLPPEAASLVLAGALISMAVNPLLFHAIAPMQKWLLARSALARRLEQRDDPLAELPTSTDARYLARQVVLVGYGRVGRHVAQALVANDIPFVVAEQNRELVEALRKAGMAAVFGDAADPAVLIQAHIARAAMLVVTTPAGVNVQPIIATAQTLNPRIETVVRGHSADEAERIAQDTGSAVFLADEALAQSMSRHVLERTEMRVAGGSAPAPLHDRA, from the coding sequence ATGCCCCACACCGTTTCGCTCATTGAAACCATTGCTGCTGCGCTGGGCCTCGCCCTGGTGTTCGGCTTTGTGGCGGTGCGCGTGCGACTGCCGGCGCTTGTGGGTTATCTGCTGGCCGGGGTGCTGATCGGCCCCTTCACGCCGGGCTTTGTCGCTGATGCGGCCATTGCAAGCCAGCTGGCCGAGATCGGGGTGATGCTGCTGATGTTTGGGGTCGGTTTGCACTTCTCGTGGGACGACCTTCTGGCGGTGCGCAAGATAGCGGTTCCGGGTGCAATCGTGCAGATGATCGTGGCGACCGCCATGGGCATGGGCGTGGCCCTTTGGTGGGGCTGGGAGCCGGGTGGCGCGCTGGTGTTTGGCCTGGCGCTGTCGGTGGCCAGCACGGTGGTGTTGCTGCGCGCGCTGGAAGCCCTGGGGGTGCTGGACAGCCATACCGGCAGGATCGCGGTGGGCTGGCTGGTGGTGGAAGACCTGGCGATGGTACTGGTGCTGGTGCTGTTGCCGCCGCTGGCTGCCTGGCTCGGGCCTGGCGTGGGTGCGAGCAGTACGGCGGCCGCTGGTGCCGCAGGTAACGCGCTCGGCAGTGCTGCTGGCGCCACTGCGCCGCTTTGGCAGGCGCTGGGCTGGACCTTGCTGCAGGTGGGGGGCTTTGTCGCGCTGATGATGGTGGTGGGCCGCCGGCTTTTTCCGTGGATGCTGTGGCAGGTGGCGCGGACCGGGTCGCGAGAGCTTTTCACCTTGTGCGTGGTCACCGCTGCGGTGGGTATTGCTTTCGGATCGGCGGCACTGTTCGGCGTGTCGTTTGCGCTCGGGGCGTTCTTTGCGGGCATGGTGATGCGCGAGTCCGAGTTCAGCCACCGCGCCGCGCAAGAGTCATTGCCGCTGCGGGATGCCTTCGCGGTGCTTTTCTTTGTGTCAGTGGGCATGCTGTTTGACCCCGCCGTATTGTGGGAGCGCCCGCTGCAGGTGCTGGCCGTAGTGGCGATCATCATTGTGGGCAAGACCCTTGCGGCGGCGGCGCTGGTGCTGGCGTTCCGCTACCCGCTGCACACCGCACTCACGGTGTCGGCCAGCCTGGCGCAGATTGGCGAGTTTTCGTTCATCCTGATGGGGCTGGGCGCGTCGCTCGGGCTGCTGCCACCCGAGGCTGCCAGCCTGGTACTGGCGGGCGCGCTCATCTCGATGGCGGTCAACCCGTTGTTGTTTCATGCGATTGCGCCGATGCAAAAGTGGCTGCTGGCCCGGTCGGCGCTGGCGCGGCGGCTGGAGCAGCGCGACGATCCGCTGGCCGAGTTGCCCACGAGCACCGACGCACGCTACCTGGCGCGGCAGGTGGTTCTGGTGGGGTATGGCAGGGTGGGGCGCCACGTGGCGCAGGCCCTGGTTGCAAACGACATTCCCTTCGTGGTGGCCGAGCAGAACCGCGAGCTGGTGGAGGCGCTGCGCAAGGCGGGCATGGCTGCCGTGTTCGGGGATGCGGCCGACCCGGCTGTCCTGATCCAGGCGCACATCGCCCGGGCTGCGATGCTGGTGGTGACGACACCCGCCGGGGTCAATGTGCAGCCCATCATCGCTACCGCGCAGACGCTGAACCCGCGCATCGAGACCGTGGTGCGTGGCCACAGTGCCGATGAGGCCGAACGCATTGCACAGGACACAGGCAGTGCGGTGTTTCTGGCCGACGAGGCGCTCGCGCAGTCAATGTCGCGGCATGTGCTGGAGCGGACCGAGATGCGCGTGGCAGGGGGCTCAGCCCCCGCGCCACTGCACGACAGGGCCTGA